A region of Pristiophorus japonicus isolate sPriJap1 chromosome 32, sPriJap1.hap1, whole genome shotgun sequence DNA encodes the following proteins:
- the LOC139240562 gene encoding rabenosyn-5-like, with amino-acid sequence MAAMWAVPSSPPLPAGPGRGSGTPSGEIREGFLCPLCLKDLQSVQQLQAHYEDAHSGEEDRHMVGQIKTLFGRAKRKLLKQEDIECSETELSDFIYSGGVDTSKWEAQDLGVTRNLRGEFQRWRGARIDHYVIEVNKLLIRLEKENLLGLTSLPTLEKLEELQEKRRQREAEGFTEKQGRDPRPPPPVRVTIDCDSGWLASPSAAARGQAARLDDPLLEQMANIHSFLAQARGAGRESEARALADNLRQLEEELEARERRPVGAGGPAPSAPRPPVSGTPPRPPTSDPSVNGTAVPGDVGLNPFAEEEKEEEGGSGNPFEEGARGAPANPFEGGDEEEEAERPPGASSNPFEGGERAECVRSAPSNPFEEAGELGEIEEELLRQQIDNIKAYAFDAKRAGRMDEMASLMDNLGELRSVLEGQRSRRRAL; translated from the exons ATGGCAGCGATGTGGGCGGTGCCTTCCTCCCCGCCTCTGCCCGCCGGCCCGGGCCGGGGGTCCGGCACCCCCTCGGGGGAGATCCGGGAGGGCTTCCTCTGCCCGCTCTGCCTCAAGGACCTGCAGTCCGTGCAGCAGCTCCAAGCACACTACGAGGATGCACACTCCGGCGAGGAGGATAGGCACATGGTGGGCCAGATAAAGA CACTCTTCGGCAGAGCAAAGAGGAAGCTCCTGAAGCAGGAAGACATCGAATGCTCGGAGACTGAGCTCTCGGACTTCATTTACTCGGGCGGCGTGGACACCAGCAAGTGGGAGGCCCAAGACCTTG GTGTGACCAGGAACCTGCGCGGCGAGTTCCAGCGGTGGCGGGGAGCGCGGATCGATCACTACGTCATCGAGGTCAACAAACTGCTGATCCGCTTGGAAAAg GAGAACCTGCTGGGCCTGACCTCGCTGCCGACCCTGGAGAAACTCGAGGAGTTGCAGGAGAAACGGAGGCAGAGGGAGGCCGAAGGTTTCACGGAGAAGCAG GGCCGGGACCCGAGACCACCTCCGCCGGTGCGTGTGACCATCGACTGCGACAGCGGCTGGCTGGCCTCCCCTTCTGCCGCGGCCAGGGGACAGGCGGCCCGCCTCGACGACCCGCTGCTGGAACAGATGGCCAACATCCACTCGTTCCTGGCCCAGGcccggggggcggggcgggagagCGAGGCCCGGGCCCTGGCCGACAACCTGAGGCAGCTGGAGGAGGAGCTGGAGGCGCGGGAGCGGAGGCCGGTGGGGGCGGGAGGTCCGGCACCCTCGGCCCCCCGGCCTCCCGTGTCCGGGACACCCCCCAGGCCCCCCACCTCGGACCCCTCGGTCAACGGAACGGCGGTGCCGGGAGACGTGGGCCTCAACCCCTTcgcggaggaggagaaggaggaggaggggggcagcgGCAACCCCTTCGAGGAGGGGGCTCGCGGAGCCCCCGCAAACCCCTTCGAGGGcggggacgaggaggaggaggcggaacgGCCCCCTGGCGCCTCGAGCAACCCCTTcgagggaggggagcgggcagagtgCGTCCGATCGGCCCCCTCCAACCCCTTCGAGGAGGCCGGGGAGCTGGGGGAGATCGAGGAAGAGCTGCTCAGGCAACAGATCGACAATATCAAGGCCTACGCCTTTGACGCCAAGCGGGCCGGCAGGATGGACGAGATGGCCAGCCTCATGGACAACCTGGGGGAGCTGAGGAGCGTGCTGGAGGGGCAACGGAGCAGGAGACGGGCCCTTtaa